Below is a genomic region from Waddliaceae bacterium.
TTTGATCTTTAAGAAATTCCTCCATACCATCAGGTTTCCAGCTATAATGTTTCCATGCTCTTTTCCATGTCGCCCATCCCCATATGAATGCCGAGGGCAAAAAGAATGTTGAAGGCTCTGGCGGATGAACATGTGGAAACATAAACCCTGAGATAAGCATCACCTTATCTTCTTCTTTATAGTGCTCTAAGTTACGGCGCATATATGTTATGAAGTCTGGAGCGACGACGATATCGTCTTCGACGACGATTACGTATCCATACTTGTCGCACATCTCCGTGATGCCTTCGGTAATATTTCTATAGTGAAAATTTTCTTCGCGGACAACGACGGTGCCACCATACAGCTCTGTCCATGCCTGTGCCACGGCTTGCGTTGCAGCAGCGGCGACAACATCTTCATCATTTCTTGGGACATCGCAATATATGTATAGAGGGCATTCGTGATATCCTTCACAGCGTTTCAATGCTTCTAGAGCAACATGCAGATGCTGTGGGCGGTTATAACAAAAAACTGCTATCGGTGTTGTTAACATATCGAGCGCCCCCTAAAACGCCAACTATAAGATTATGAAAATGAACAACATTTTTTGTGTTCTCAAAATATAAAGTGCTTTTCATGAAGTAAAAACCTTGATAAACAAAACTCTTATCTTCTATTATTTAAGTTTTAAATAATAGTTGCATCGAAGATACCAGTCAATGGAAATAATGGCTTTTGCCACCAACGACGAGGAGATACGAAACACAGATATTCTGTGACTCAACACACTCTGTTTTGGGGAAACAGAAACATAATAACAAGAAAGAAAACATATTTGCAAAAAAAACAAAAGATATACTAACTAAAACTCGCCACCTTTATGGAAGAAAACCCTTCTAAGAAATATAAGCTTTTAGTTCTGACGCCTAAGCTACAAACAATGTCAGGACACTTTTTTTCTTACTGTACAACCCTTCAAAAAGCCGCCAAGATAAACGATTGGGAATATGCTGCTGCCATTCCAAAAAATTGCCAGTTAAACGACCTCCCTTTCTCATGGCATAAGATATTGTCTATTGATACTTTCGACTCCGTTCCTGGCCCTCGAATTATTAAGCGACTTTACAATAAATTCTGCTATCAAAAATCGTTATATAAATTCTTATCAGAACATATCGCTTCGAACCAAAAAACGCTTATTTTTACCGAGTATTTCTCTCGACATCAACTCCGTGCCCTTATTTATTGTCTGATCTTATTGCCTACAAAGAACGTTTCCGTTTGCCTTTTGTATCGTGATCATCATACAATTTATCGTAAGCCTTCAGATGCTCTCTTCTTTAAGAAATGTCATCATATTATTGCTTTTTTGCTAAGGAACAATAACTTTCATCTGCTCACTGATTGTGAACTGTTACAACAACCTCTAGAAATCTTTTTCGAAAAGGATTTCTCCCTATTCCCTATCATTGAGCCTTGTTCTATGGTTAATAAAACACCATCTCAACCGATCAATAAAATTGTTTGTTGGTGGGCAGGCCGTCCAGGCAAAGAAAAAGGGTTGAATATTATAAAAGAAACTATCGATCAATGCGAAAACGATCAAATTCCAATCCATTTCATAACATCCAAGTCATCAGGCATTGACGCCTCTCTTCACTTTAATTTTATTGATCTTTCCTTGTTACCAGAAGTGTTATCATCCGACGAATATCTAAAACAGCTTTTTTATAGCGACATTATTCTAACACCATATTGTCAAAAGCACTATAAATGGAAGACTTCAGGTATTTTTATCGAAGCTATTGCCGCGAAAAAACCCATATTGGTAACAGAAGGAACTTGGATGGCTCATGAATTAAAGAAATTCGATCTTCAAGAACTCATCACTACCTGGGAACCTAACGACGTAATAAAAAAAATCGCTTTTATCCAAAGCAATCAAGATACGAAAAAAAAGATACAAGTAATGCAACAGGCTTTTTTAGAGAAATATTCTGTCAACTCTTTTGCTGCTGTGCTACAAAGCTTAGTAACTGATGTTACGCGCTAATCTTGCTTTAGTGGCGTAGCGAAACGAGTGTAAATGTTATTTTTATAAAATGCCGCCCCGAAATTTATTTCATTAATGCTACTTGTAAATCTTCTAAATTTCCTTCGAATTCCGAGGCCGTAAAGTCCTGGCACATAATAGGTCGTAGCGTCTCGTCGAGCAATATCATCGCCAAATCTTTTCCTGTTCTTTTTTTATCTTTTTTCATGGCGTCGAGGAGCTTATCGCTTTTGAAATACTCTTTCTCTAATTTTATGGGTATATTATCCAGCAGGCATCGTCGATTTATTTCGTCGCATTGTTCTGCGCTTAGCAACCCACGATTTTTCGAAGCGATATTGGCATATACCATGCCAATGATAACGGCGATACCGTGTGGCACTTTATAGTTCGAGGTCACCTCAAGAGCATGTCCAAAGCAATGCCCGAAGTTGAGCATATTACGCTTACCGCCATCGAATTCATCTGCCTCGATATGCTCGATTTTTATTTCGTGGCTTTTCTCTATAAACGATAGAAGCTCCTCGGTGTCTTCTTTAGAGACATCTTTTATGCGTTCTATATCTTCAAGATTGACCTTATCGTTAACATCTAAGAGAAGCATCTTAATTATCTCTCCGACGCCGCTATAGAAATCCAGGTCGCTTAACGTCTTTATAAAAGCACTGTCAACATACACCTTTTCAGGGGGATAAAACGTCCCTAAAATGTTCTTATAATCGAGGAAGTTAAGAGAAGTCTTACCGCCTATACAGCTGTCGGCCTGTGCTAAGAGCGTTGTGGGGACACAAATCCATGGAACTCCCCTATACAATGTCGAAGCGACAAAGCCTGCCGTGTCTTGTGTTATACCGCCGCCGAATGAAATCAGCGTATGGCTTTTCTTGAAGCCTTTAGCTACGAGTTCTTCATATAATGATATTGCCGACGCTAAAGTTTTATTCTCTTCTATGGCGTCAAAAAGATATAAGCGTTCTTGCGGCACTCCTTTGAAATATTCTGGGTATAAGTTATAGACCTTCTTGTCGACGACATAAAAGCTATCCTCAATATTTCGTATATCGTCTATAAATTCAAAATCTCTGCTATAATAAACATTATAATCCCTCAAAGACGATCGTATTTTACGTTTCAACATGCTGTGAGGCCTCTATTATCAGCGATTATATCATACGCTTACATTCTGCTGCAGCTGCTTCTGAAAGTATTCTATCGTTGCATCGATGCCATCGCTTACTGGCACAGAAGGCTCCCACGAAAGCTTTTCTTTCGCCAGGGATATATCGGGTTTACGCCTTATAGGATCGTCGACAGGCAATGGATTATATTCCAGAACGCTATCGGAATATGTCTTTTCTATTATCATCGTAGCGAGTTCTATCATCGACATCTCATGAGGATTGCCAAGGTTCACTGGCCCTATGAATTTCCTGTCAGACTCCATCATCGAAATCATCCCTCGCACGAGGTCATCGACGTAGCAGAAACTTCGCGTCTGGCTTCCGTCGCCGTATATCGTTATAGGCTGATTTTGTAGCGCCTGCATGATGAAGTTACTGACGACACGTCCGTCTTGAGGGTGCATGTGAGGGCCATAGGTGTTGAAGATCCTAATAACGTTGATATCTAGGTCACACTGCCGATGATAGTCAAAGAAGAGCGTCTCTGCACACCGTTTCCCTTCGTCGTAGCAAGAACGAGGTCCTATAGGGTTGACGTTGCCCCAATACTCTTCGACCTGAGGGTGGACCTCTGGGTCGCCATACACTTCAGACGTCGATGCTTGAAGAATAGGGATTTTAAGGCGCTTGGCGAGTCCTAGCATATTAACGGCACCGACAACGCTAGTCTTTGTTGTCTGCACAGGGTCTCGTTGATAATGTACAGGACTTGCTGGGCATGCGAGGTTATATATCTCATCGACTTCGATAAAAAGCGGGAACGTTATGTCGTGTCTGATAAACTCAAAGTACCGCTCATCCCATATGTCACTGAGGTTGTCTTTATTTCCTGTGAAAAGGTTGTCAACGCAGACAACTTCGTGTCCTTTTTGCAATAACGCCTTACAAAGGTGACTTCCTATAAAACCGGCACCGCCAGTAACTAGTGTTCTTTTTCTCATAATCCATTAACCTCTAGATTCTTTGGTTTTAACTTTTTCCAGTTTATAGAGGATAGTGTTAATCTTCAACAAATCTCTCTTGGATTTTTTGCTTTTTCCTAACATCGTTATCATCAAAGACATAGAAATCGATTATTGAAGACTTGTTATATCATATGCTTCATTGGTGTCGTGAAGATATTGTTCTTCGAAGGCGGGAGCGGTGTGAAGACCTTTTGTAGGATATATCACAACAGGGACGGGACCTTGCTTCCATTCCCCTGCTGTTATCGAGCATTGTTTCAGTGGCATGACGGTAAGCTGTGTATTGTTGTCGTCGCAGTGCTCCTTCAGTGGTCTGATAATATTCTTGTCGAGATATTCTATAGTTTTAACTTTTTCGAGCAAGTTACCTTTGTATGTGCTATCCCACAGGTAGAATATTTCGATGAAGACTGTATCGTTTTTTTCGAATATTGTGTCGAGTTTTTGCATTATGCATGCGATATTATCGTATTTTTTTTGTTCTTTTTTCAGTGTGTGTGTGTTGATATTTAGCAGTCGTGCTATTCCTTTCGATGTTTCGCTTGTTGTCAGGAGTATTTTTCTTTCGTTATTTGTGTTATTTTCGAATTCTTCATATGGCAGTGTCCCTCCTTGTGATAGCAAGACGGCGTTTATGAAGTTTTCTTCGAGGTCTTCTCTAAGGGAGTTTATCTCGTGTTTTTTTAATGTGTCTGAGATTTTCTTAAGGAGTTTTTTTACATCTTCGCTTTTGACTTCTCCCAGCCATTTTTTTCCCATAGCCGTTATTGGTCGTTCTCCTAATGTTGTTGGCAGTGTTGCGAGTTCTGAGTTGTCTGTTATCATCATTGCTCTTGGCCCTTCTACGTGGAAGAAGCAGCATCCGTCATCGCGAAGTTCTTT
It encodes:
- a CDS encoding glycosyltransferase; this translates as MEENPSKKYKLLVLTPKLQTMSGHFFSYCTTLQKAAKINDWEYAAAIPKNCQLNDLPFSWHKILSIDTFDSVPGPRIIKRLYNKFCYQKSLYKFLSEHIASNQKTLIFTEYFSRHQLRALIYCLILLPTKNVSVCLLYRDHHTIYRKPSDALFFKKCHHIIAFLLRNNNFHLLTDCELLQQPLEIFFEKDFSLFPIIEPCSMVNKTPSQPINKIVCWWAGRPGKEKGLNIIKETIDQCENDQIPIHFITSKSSGIDASLHFNFIDLSLLPEVLSSDEYLKQLFYSDIILTPYCQKHYKWKTSGIFIEAIAAKKPILVTEGTWMAHELKKFDLQELITTWEPNDVIKKIAFIQSNQDTKKKIQVMQQAFLEKYSVNSFAAVLQSLVTDVTR
- a CDS encoding 3-dehydroquinate synthase, which produces MLKRKIRSSLRDYNVYYSRDFEFIDDIRNIEDSFYVVDKKVYNLYPEYFKGVPQERLYLFDAIEENKTLASAISLYEELVAKGFKKSHTLISFGGGITQDTAGFVASTLYRGVPWICVPTTLLAQADSCIGGKTSLNFLDYKNILGTFYPPEKVYVDSAFIKTLSDLDFYSGVGEIIKMLLLDVNDKVNLEDIERIKDVSKEDTEELLSFIEKSHEIKIEHIEADEFDGGKRNMLNFGHCFGHALEVTSNYKVPHGIAVIIGMVYANIASKNRGLLSAEQCDEINRRCLLDNIPIKLEKEYFKSDKLLDAMKKDKKRTGKDLAMILLDETLRPIMCQDFTASEFEGNLEDLQVALMK
- a CDS encoding SDR family oxidoreductase, which produces MRKRTLVTGGAGFIGSHLCKALLQKGHEVVCVDNLFTGNKDNLSDIWDERYFEFIRHDITFPLFIEVDEIYNLACPASPVHYQRDPVQTTKTSVVGAVNMLGLAKRLKIPILQASTSEVYGDPEVHPQVEEYWGNVNPIGPRSCYDEGKRCAETLFFDYHRQCDLDINVIRIFNTYGPHMHPQDGRVVSNFIMQALQNQPITIYGDGSQTRSFCYVDDLVRGMISMMESDRKFIGPVNLGNPHEMSMIELATMIIEKTYSDSVLEYNPLPVDDPIRRKPDISLAKEKLSWEPSVPVSDGIDATIEYFQKQLQQNVSV